A genomic segment from Variovorax paradoxus B4 encodes:
- a CDS encoding RBBP9/YdeN family alpha/beta hydrolase: MQTRVIIVPGWRDSGPGHWQSLWEERIPGAARVVQDDWASPKREAWVATLARLVLESPGPVVIAAHSLGCIATAHLPAEAAARIRGALLVAPADPERRAVLSDFAPVPYAALPYRSIVVASSNDPYCPIRLAGAYSRAWGSEFVRMQNAGHINIDSGHGDWPLGLALLQSLTDEPAAWPAGREFSETLATT, from the coding sequence ATGCAGACTCGCGTGATCATCGTGCCCGGCTGGCGCGACTCCGGGCCCGGCCATTGGCAGAGCCTGTGGGAAGAGCGCATTCCGGGTGCCGCGCGGGTGGTGCAGGACGACTGGGCATCGCCCAAGCGCGAGGCCTGGGTGGCCACGCTGGCCAGGCTGGTGCTCGAAAGCCCCGGGCCGGTGGTGATTGCCGCGCACAGCCTGGGCTGCATTGCCACGGCGCACCTGCCGGCGGAGGCGGCGGCACGCATCCGCGGGGCGCTTCTGGTGGCGCCGGCCGATCCGGAGCGCCGGGCCGTGCTGTCGGACTTCGCGCCCGTGCCGTATGCGGCGCTGCCGTACCGCAGCATCGTGGTGGCGAGCAGCAACGACCCGTATTGCCCGATCCGCCTGGCCGGCGCCTATTCCCGCGCCTGGGGCAGTGAGTTTGTCCGCATGCAGAATGCGGGCCATATCAACATCGATTCGGGACATGGAGACTGGCCGCTCGGCCTCGCCTTGCTCCAGTCGTTGACCGACGAGCCCGCTGCATGGCCAGCGGGCCGTGAATTTTCAGAAACCTTGGCAACCACATGA
- the cysT gene encoding sulfate ABC transporter permease subunit CysT: protein MSGAVSSALPSAGAPLSHVNRAGGSKRVLPGFHITLGFSILYLSLIVLIPLSALVFKTFTLSWEQFWVAVSAPRVMASYRLTFGASLIAAVVNAVFGLLVAWVLVRYKFPGKRIVDALVDLPFALPTAVAGISLTALLAGNGWIGQLLEPHGIKLAFTPAGIVIALIFIGLPFVVRTVQPVLEDAEKELEEAATSLGATRLQTFTKVIFPSIAPALLTGFAMAFARAIGEYGSVIFIAGNMPMISEITPLIIIGKLEQYDYAGATAVALVMLVISFLLLLVINGLQAWQRKRAGA, encoded by the coding sequence ATGAGCGGCGCAGTTTCTTCGGCGCTCCCGTCCGCGGGAGCGCCGCTTTCGCATGTGAACCGGGCAGGGGGTTCCAAGCGGGTGCTGCCGGGCTTTCACATAACGCTCGGCTTCTCCATTCTTTACCTGAGCCTGATCGTGCTGATTCCGCTCTCGGCGCTGGTCTTCAAGACCTTCACGCTGAGCTGGGAGCAGTTCTGGGTGGCCGTGAGCGCGCCGCGCGTGATGGCCTCGTACCGGCTCACGTTCGGCGCCTCGCTGATCGCAGCCGTGGTGAACGCGGTGTTCGGCCTGCTCGTGGCCTGGGTGCTGGTGCGCTACAAGTTTCCGGGCAAGCGCATCGTCGATGCGCTGGTCGACCTGCCGTTCGCGCTGCCGACGGCGGTGGCCGGCATCTCGCTCACGGCGCTGCTCGCGGGCAACGGCTGGATCGGGCAATTGCTCGAGCCGCACGGCATCAAGCTGGCGTTCACGCCGGCGGGCATCGTGATTGCGCTGATCTTCATCGGGCTGCCGTTCGTGGTGCGCACGGTGCAACCGGTGCTCGAGGATGCCGAGAAGGAACTCGAAGAAGCCGCCACTTCGCTGGGCGCGACGCGGCTTCAGACCTTCACGAAGGTGATCTTCCCGTCGATTGCGCCGGCGTTGCTGACCGGCTTTGCCATGGCCTTTGCCCGTGCCATCGGCGAGTACGGCTCGGTGATCTTCATTGCCGGCAACATGCCGATGATCTCGGAGATCACGCCGCTCATCATCATCGGCAAGCTGGAGCAGTACGACTATGCGGGCGCCACGGCGGTCGCGCTGGTGATGCTGGTCATTTCATTCCTCCTGCTGCTGGTCATCAACGGCTTGCAGGCCTGGCAGCGCAAGCGCGCGGGAGCATGA
- a CDS encoding type II toxin-antitoxin system HipA family toxin, with protein MNVKILEIWLGARRFGKLFQYADLCRFVAEPELIGAPPPEVLSLSMVASDPSAQAALWSDVRNPLFNAQGGQLPRFFQNLLPEGVLRSHIAQLRGCRENDHFELLAACGGDLPGAVSARPVAVDRGTLQRLITQDQDALEMSVVELPMPQGISVSGVQPKLGLRRQGGRYVARTRAGASTRVIAKLPVAGRPHMPQLEMLSLQLAGAAGVEVCHAELAPLSAIAAEHSYALPDEPDFLAVTRFDREGARRIHFEDFAQVLAVDPMHKYSASYLDMALAMRAFPSLGEEAVLELVRRLAVNDLLGNPDAHLKNFGVLYPDGIAPRLAPAYDIVAYAALQGVDGHALPLLPAAPGEAAPRRTALFTPANVRAFCFSAGLHEPLVRRAVADTARLARSQWPGMIDASTLPAAWKERLQQRLQAHPLLQGMTRRGK; from the coding sequence ATGAACGTCAAGATCCTCGAGATCTGGCTCGGCGCGCGCCGCTTCGGCAAGCTCTTCCAGTACGCCGACCTGTGCCGCTTCGTGGCGGAGCCGGAACTGATTGGTGCGCCGCCGCCCGAGGTGCTTTCGCTTTCGATGGTGGCCAGCGATCCCTCGGCGCAGGCGGCCCTGTGGAGCGATGTCAGGAACCCGCTTTTCAACGCACAGGGCGGGCAGTTGCCGCGCTTCTTCCAGAACCTGCTGCCCGAAGGCGTGCTGCGCAGCCATATCGCGCAGTTGCGCGGCTGCCGCGAGAACGACCATTTCGAACTGCTTGCGGCCTGCGGCGGCGACCTGCCCGGCGCGGTGAGCGCCCGGCCGGTTGCGGTCGACCGCGGCACCTTGCAGCGGCTCATCACCCAGGACCAGGACGCGCTCGAGATGTCCGTGGTCGAGTTGCCCATGCCGCAAGGCATCTCGGTGTCGGGCGTGCAGCCCAAGCTCGGCCTGCGCCGGCAAGGCGGGCGCTACGTGGCCCGCACCCGCGCCGGTGCGAGCACGCGCGTGATCGCCAAGCTGCCCGTGGCCGGGCGCCCCCACATGCCGCAGTTGGAGATGCTGTCGCTTCAACTGGCAGGCGCGGCCGGCGTCGAGGTCTGCCACGCCGAACTCGCGCCGCTCTCGGCCATTGCGGCCGAGCACAGCTACGCGCTGCCCGATGAGCCCGACTTTCTTGCCGTGACGCGTTTCGACCGCGAAGGCGCGCGCCGCATTCATTTCGAGGACTTCGCACAGGTGCTCGCCGTCGACCCGATGCACAAGTACAGCGCCAGCTATCTCGACATGGCGCTGGCCATGCGCGCCTTTCCATCGCTCGGCGAAGAAGCGGTGCTCGAACTCGTGCGGCGCCTCGCGGTGAACGATCTGCTCGGCAACCCCGACGCGCATTTGAAGAACTTCGGCGTGCTGTACCCCGACGGCATCGCGCCGCGGCTGGCCCCGGCCTACGACATCGTGGCGTATGCGGCGCTCCAGGGCGTCGACGGCCATGCCCTGCCTCTTCTGCCTGCGGCACCCGGCGAGGCCGCCCCCAGGCGGACCGCCCTGTTCACACCCGCCAACGTGCGCGCCTTCTGCTTCTCGGCCGGGCTGCACGAGCCGCTGGTGCGGCGCGCCGTCGCCGACACGGCGCGGCTCGCGCGCAGCCAGTGGCCCGGGATGATCGACGCATCAACGCTGCCTGCCGCGTGGAAAGAACGGCTGCAGCAGCGCTTGCAGGCACATCCCTTGCTGCAAGGCATGACCAGGCGCGGCAAATAA
- the cysW gene encoding sulfate ABC transporter permease subunit CysW, with translation MSAPSKVIRRAQAGTTESAWVRWTLIGVALAFMFLFLVLPLAAVATEALRKGLGAYLEALKEPDAWSAIRLTLITAAIAVPMNLVFGVAAAWAIAKFEFRGKAFLTTLVDLPFAVSPVVAGLIYVLVFGAQGWLGPWLAEHDIKIIFAVPGIVLATVFVTFPFIARELVPLMQAQGTDEEQAAIVLGATGWQTFWRVTLPNIKWGLLYGVILCNARAMGEFGAVSVVSGHIRGQTNTMPLHVEVLYNEYQSVAAFAVASLLAILALVTLVIKSVIEWRHEREMKAIAELPPERPPQASAA, from the coding sequence ATGAGTGCACCTTCCAAAGTCATCCGCCGCGCGCAGGCCGGCACCACCGAATCGGCCTGGGTGCGCTGGACGCTGATCGGCGTTGCGCTCGCGTTCATGTTCCTGTTCCTCGTGCTGCCCCTGGCCGCCGTGGCGACGGAAGCCCTGCGCAAGGGCCTGGGCGCCTATCTCGAAGCGCTGAAGGAGCCCGACGCCTGGAGCGCGATCCGCCTCACGCTGATCACGGCCGCCATCGCGGTGCCGATGAACCTGGTGTTCGGCGTGGCCGCGGCCTGGGCCATCGCCAAGTTCGAGTTCCGCGGCAAGGCCTTCCTGACCACGCTGGTGGACCTGCCGTTCGCGGTGTCGCCGGTGGTGGCGGGACTGATCTACGTGCTGGTCTTCGGCGCGCAGGGCTGGCTCGGTCCGTGGCTGGCCGAACACGACATCAAGATCATCTTCGCGGTGCCCGGCATCGTGCTGGCGACCGTGTTCGTGACCTTTCCGTTCATTGCGCGCGAACTCGTGCCGCTGATGCAGGCGCAGGGCACCGACGAAGAGCAGGCTGCCATCGTGCTCGGCGCGACCGGCTGGCAGACCTTCTGGCGCGTGACCTTGCCCAACATCAAGTGGGGCCTGCTGTACGGCGTGATCCTCTGCAACGCGCGCGCCATGGGCGAGTTCGGCGCAGTGTCGGTGGTGTCGGGCCACATCCGCGGCCAGACCAACACCATGCCGCTGCATGTGGAAGTGCTCTACAACGAGTACCAGTCGGTGGCGGCCTTTGCCGTGGCCTCGCTACTCGCCATCCTGGCGCTGGTCACGCTGGTGATCAAGTCGGTCATCGAATGGCGCCACGAACGCGAAATGAAAGCCATCGCCGAACTGCCGCCCGAGCGCCCGCCGCAAGCCTCGGCCGCCTGA
- a CDS encoding disulfide bond formation protein B encodes MIDWYFGAPRRAYGLICLACVLMLAFGLYLQHVVGLEPCPMCIVQRYALVLVALFTGLAGVFRSRGLQATGGVLALVSAIGGAYTAAAQSWLQWNPPEVVTCGRDLYGMIETFPLKRALPMIFRGGGDCSKVDWSLFGLTLANWSFIAFVVLAILLLVLLLRRRPAR; translated from the coding sequence TTGATCGATTGGTACTTCGGCGCGCCGCGCCGCGCGTATGGGCTGATCTGCCTGGCCTGCGTCCTGATGCTGGCCTTCGGGCTCTACCTGCAGCACGTGGTCGGCCTCGAGCCTTGTCCCATGTGCATCGTGCAGCGCTATGCGCTGGTGCTGGTGGCGCTCTTCACCGGGCTGGCCGGCGTGTTCAGGAGCCGCGGCCTGCAGGCGACGGGCGGTGTGCTGGCGCTGGTGTCAGCCATCGGCGGCGCCTACACGGCGGCAGCGCAAAGCTGGCTCCAGTGGAATCCGCCCGAGGTCGTGACCTGCGGGCGCGACCTCTACGGAATGATCGAGACCTTTCCGCTCAAGCGGGCGCTGCCGATGATCTTCCGCGGCGGCGGCGATTGTTCGAAGGTCGACTGGTCTCTGTTCGGCCTGACGCTGGCGAACTGGTCGTTCATTGCCTTCGTGGTGCTGGCGATCCTGTTGCTCGTGTTGCTGCTTCGCCGGCGTCCGGCGCGCTAA
- a CDS encoding helix-turn-helix domain-containing protein, whose amino-acid sequence MTKQELVTALTARRDATGLTHADIALRSGLTERSVRNALSLKGNPQMSSLLALVDALGLELQLAPKGFGERTDADPGYRPVPTRIGDAVGGAAAPSASASEPRSRKRSP is encoded by the coding sequence GTGACCAAGCAAGAACTCGTCACCGCCCTGACGGCCCGGCGCGATGCCACGGGCCTCACCCATGCGGACATTGCGCTGCGCTCCGGCCTGACCGAGCGCTCGGTACGCAATGCGCTGAGCCTGAAGGGGAATCCGCAGATGTCCTCCCTGCTGGCGCTGGTGGATGCCCTGGGCCTCGAACTGCAGCTCGCGCCCAAGGGCTTCGGCGAACGCACGGATGCGGATCCCGGCTATCGCCCGGTTCCCACGCGCATCGGCGATGCCGTCGGCGGTGCGGCTGCGCCGTCGGCATCGGCTTCCGAGCCCCGTTCGAGGAAGCGTTCGCCATGA
- a CDS encoding sulfate ABC transporter substrate-binding protein: protein MTSRFKTFAAVLALASSALAGSSAFAQGTTLLNASYDVAREFYKDYNAAFVANYKKTTGKDVKIDQSHGGSSAQARAVADGLDADVVTMNTSTDVDFLANAGMVAKDWNKKFPENASPTTSTMLFLVRNGNPKGIKDWDDLVKPGVQVVIVNPKTGGNGRYAYLAAWGYVKKKGGTDAQAAEFVGKLFKNVPVLARGGRDATTAFLQRNIGDALITFESEVVSIDREFGTGKVDSVYPSISIVAENPVAVVERSTKKKGTGELAKAYLDWLYSEEAQEIAAKHALRPRSQAVLKKYAATFKPLQLFTVQELFGSLGDAQKVHFNDGGQFDKLYTPGAK from the coding sequence ATGACTTCCAGATTCAAGACCTTTGCCGCCGTGCTCGCGTTGGCGTCTTCCGCACTCGCCGGCAGCAGCGCCTTCGCCCAGGGCACCACGCTGCTGAACGCCTCGTACGACGTGGCGCGCGAGTTCTACAAGGACTACAACGCGGCGTTCGTGGCCAACTACAAGAAGACCACCGGCAAGGACGTGAAGATCGACCAGTCGCATGGCGGCTCCAGCGCCCAGGCGCGCGCGGTGGCCGACGGCCTCGATGCCGACGTGGTGACCATGAACACCTCCACCGACGTCGACTTTCTTGCCAATGCCGGCATGGTCGCGAAGGACTGGAACAAGAAATTCCCCGAGAACGCATCGCCCACCACCTCGACCATGCTGTTCCTGGTGCGCAACGGCAACCCCAAGGGCATCAAGGACTGGGACGACCTGGTCAAGCCCGGCGTGCAGGTCGTGATCGTCAACCCCAAGACCGGCGGCAACGGGCGCTACGCCTATCTCGCGGCCTGGGGCTACGTCAAGAAGAAGGGCGGCACCGACGCCCAGGCGGCCGAGTTCGTCGGCAAGCTGTTCAAGAACGTGCCGGTGCTGGCACGCGGCGGCCGCGACGCGACCACCGCCTTCCTGCAGCGCAACATCGGCGATGCGCTGATCACCTTCGAATCCGAAGTGGTGTCGATCGACCGCGAGTTCGGCACGGGCAAGGTCGATTCGGTCTACCCGTCGATCAGCATCGTGGCCGAGAACCCGGTGGCCGTGGTCGAGCGCAGCACCAAGAAGAAGGGCACCGGCGAACTCGCCAAGGCCTACCTTGACTGGCTCTATTCCGAAGAGGCGCAGGAAATCGCGGCCAAGCATGCGCTGCGCCCGCGCTCGCAGGCCGTGCTCAAGAAGTACGCCGCCACCTTCAAGCCGCTGCAGCTTTTCACGGTGCAGGAACTGTTCGGCAGCCTCGGCGATGCGCAGAAGGTGCACTTCAACGACGGCGGCCAGTTCGACAAGCTCTACACGCCCGGCGCAAAGTAA
- a CDS encoding sulfate/molybdate ABC transporter ATP-binding protein, whose protein sequence is MSIEIRNISKQFGDFRALNNVNLDVESGELVALLGPSGCGKTTLLRIIAGLETADTGSILFSGEDTTDVHVRERQVGFVFQHYALFRHMTVFENVAFGLRVKPRKERPSEAQIRQKVTDLLKLVQLDWLADRYPSQLSGGQRQRIALARALAVEPKVLLLDEPFGALDAKVRKELRRWLRRLHDELHVTSIFVTHDQEEALEVADRVVVINKGRIEQVGSPQEVWDQPASPFVYGFLGDVNLFHGRADNGAVQLDGMRLDSPEHSGARDAKAMAYVRPHDLTVERYTAGATGIVATLSRAIVVGPIARLELEPTETNPDNPGSGTIIEAQLPAQQFRELGLQEGDTVVATPRKARVFVEEDWVSP, encoded by the coding sequence ATGAGCATCGAAATCCGCAACATCAGCAAGCAGTTCGGCGACTTCCGGGCGCTGAACAACGTGAACCTCGACGTCGAGTCGGGCGAGCTCGTCGCGCTGCTCGGCCCCTCGGGCTGCGGCAAGACCACGCTGCTGCGCATCATCGCGGGGCTGGAAACGGCCGACACGGGCAGCATTCTCTTTTCGGGCGAAGACACCACCGACGTGCACGTGCGCGAACGCCAGGTGGGCTTCGTGTTCCAGCACTACGCGCTGTTCCGCCACATGACGGTGTTCGAGAACGTGGCCTTCGGCCTGCGCGTGAAGCCGCGCAAGGAGCGCCCGAGTGAGGCGCAGATCAGGCAGAAGGTGACCGACCTGCTCAAGCTGGTGCAGCTCGACTGGCTGGCCGACCGCTACCCTTCGCAGCTCTCCGGCGGACAGCGCCAGCGCATCGCGTTGGCGCGTGCGCTGGCGGTGGAACCCAAGGTGCTGCTGCTCGACGAACCCTTCGGCGCGCTCGACGCCAAGGTGCGCAAGGAGCTGCGCCGCTGGCTGCGCCGGCTGCACGACGAACTGCACGTCACCTCCATCTTCGTCACGCACGACCAGGAAGAGGCGCTCGAGGTGGCCGACCGCGTGGTGGTCATCAACAAGGGCCGCATCGAGCAGGTCGGCTCCCCGCAAGAGGTGTGGGACCAGCCCGCAAGCCCTTTCGTCTACGGCTTTCTGGGCGACGTGAACCTGTTCCATGGCCGGGCCGACAACGGCGCGGTGCAGCTCGACGGCATGCGACTCGACTCGCCCGAACACAGCGGCGCGCGCGACGCCAAGGCCATGGCCTATGTGCGGCCGCACGACCTTACCGTGGAGCGCTACACCGCCGGCGCAACCGGCATCGTGGCCACCTTGTCGCGCGCCATCGTGGTCGGCCCGATCGCGCGGCTGGAACTTGAACCCACCGAAACGAATCCAGATAATCCGGGCTCCGGAACCATCATCGAGGCGCAACTCCCTGCGCAACAGTTCCGTGAACTGGGCCTGCAGGAGGGCGACACGGTTGTCGCCACGCCGCGCAAGGCCCGGGTGTTCGTAGAAGAAGATTGGGTTTCCCCTTGA
- the smc gene encoding chromosome segregation protein SMC: MRLNSIKLSGFKSFAEPTNFLLPGQLVGVVGPNGCGKSNIMDAVRWVLGESRASELRGESMQDVIFNGTTTRKQASRSSVELVFDNADHRAGGQWNQFGEIAVRRVLTRDGTSSYYINNQPVRRRDVQDVFLGTGLGPRAYAIIGQGTISRIIESKPEELRLFLEEAAGVSKYKERRRETENRLGDTRENLTRVEDILRELNANLEKLEKQAEVAARYNTLQGDATRKQHQLWFLKRSESDADQARIKADSEKAINDLESRTADLRRIESELETVRQAHYAAGDQVNQAQGKLYEASAEVGRLEGEIRFVVEGRQRVEQRLVQLREQMGQWGHRREEAEAEIETLAGQGVDAEEQAVLLAAQLEEHDARMPELEEAVQRAQDEANAQRTAVSQVQQQIQVLAADQRNIEEQSRQLTQRSERLRADQNALAAPDEARLQSLQDEHAAAQETASEADARLHELQDSVPQLDDDRRAKQQAVNTEGARHAELSARLEALRALQEKVKTDGKLAPWLAKHGLEGMQGLWSRIHIEQGWENALEAALRERLGALEVSRLDMVRAFGNDAPPAKLAFYSPPAAGAPQDGGTLPRLSSLLRLNDAGLQALLTDWLHGCYTAQSFEEALAQRATLQPGEVIYVQSGHAVFSHSVNFYAPDSEQAGLLARQQEMENLERQLRAQVLISEEARTALVRAEAAYADAAQRLVTARREAAETQSRAHELQVETLRMTQLAEQTRARSEQLATDLGEVDAQLEELQERRMSAEGRFEELDMQLADSQERHAQLDERVIEAGRALAASREQHRSLERQAQEATFSQRTLEARRGELNRAIETASQQVLSLTDEDERARAELGRLSDAAAQAGLQDALALKLEREAALGAARSQYDDLTLKLRASDERRLQLERELDPLRQRITEFQLKEQAARLGVEQYQQLLDDAGADLEAIAQSIETDKVRLTGLQGEIDRLNREVVALGAVNLAALDELAVASERKTFLDAQSADLNEAIGTLEDAIRKIDAETRDLLGGTFKIVNEHFSRMFPELFGGGNARLVMTGDEILDAGVQVLAQPPGKKNQTIHLLSGGEKALTAIALVFAIFQLNPAPFCLLDEVDAPLDDANTERYAKLVTAMSRETQFLFISHNKIAMEMAEQLIGVTMQEQGVSRIVAVDMEAAASMVEAA, from the coding sequence GTGCGTCTCAATTCCATCAAGCTTTCGGGCTTCAAGTCGTTCGCCGAACCCACCAACTTCCTGCTGCCGGGCCAACTGGTCGGCGTCGTCGGGCCCAACGGTTGCGGCAAGTCGAACATCATGGATGCGGTGCGCTGGGTGCTGGGCGAGTCGCGCGCGTCGGAGCTGCGCGGCGAGTCGATGCAGGACGTGATCTTCAACGGCACGACCACGCGCAAGCAGGCCAGCCGTTCGAGCGTGGAACTGGTGTTCGACAACGCCGACCACCGCGCGGGTGGCCAGTGGAACCAGTTCGGCGAAATCGCGGTGCGGCGCGTGCTCACGCGCGACGGCACCAGCAGCTACTACATCAACAACCAGCCGGTGCGCCGCCGCGACGTGCAGGACGTGTTCCTGGGCACGGGCCTGGGGCCCCGCGCCTACGCCATCATCGGCCAGGGCACGATCAGCCGGATCATCGAATCCAAGCCCGAAGAACTGCGCCTGTTCCTCGAAGAGGCTGCGGGCGTCTCCAAGTACAAGGAGCGACGGCGCGAAACCGAGAACCGGCTGGGCGACACGCGCGAGAACCTCACGCGCGTGGAAGACATCCTGCGCGAGCTCAACGCCAACCTCGAAAAACTCGAGAAGCAGGCCGAAGTGGCCGCGCGCTACAACACGCTGCAGGGCGACGCCACCAGGAAGCAGCACCAGCTGTGGTTCCTGAAGCGAAGCGAAAGCGATGCCGACCAGGCCAGGATCAAGGCCGACTCGGAAAAGGCCATCAACGACCTCGAATCGCGCACCGCCGACCTGCGCCGCATCGAATCCGAACTTGAAACCGTGCGTCAGGCCCACTACGCGGCCGGCGACCAGGTCAACCAGGCCCAGGGCAAGCTCTACGAAGCCAGTGCCGAAGTGGGCCGCCTCGAAGGCGAGATCCGCTTCGTGGTCGAAGGTCGCCAGCGCGTGGAGCAGCGGCTGGTCCAGCTGCGCGAGCAGATGGGCCAATGGGGCCACCGCCGCGAAGAGGCCGAGGCGGAGATCGAAACCCTGGCCGGCCAGGGCGTCGACGCCGAGGAGCAGGCCGTGCTGCTGGCCGCGCAGCTCGAGGAACACGACGCGCGCATGCCCGAGCTCGAGGAAGCCGTGCAGCGCGCCCAGGACGAAGCCAACGCCCAGCGCACGGCCGTCTCGCAGGTGCAGCAGCAGATCCAGGTGCTGGCCGCCGACCAGCGCAACATCGAAGAGCAGAGCCGGCAGCTCACGCAGCGCAGCGAACGCCTGCGCGCCGACCAGAACGCCCTGGCCGCGCCCGACGAAGCGCGCCTGCAATCCCTGCAGGACGAGCACGCGGCCGCACAGGAAACCGCGAGCGAGGCCGACGCCCGCCTGCACGAGCTGCAGGACTCGGTGCCGCAGCTCGACGACGACCGCCGCGCGAAGCAGCAGGCCGTCAACACCGAAGGCGCGCGCCATGCCGAGCTCTCGGCGCGGCTCGAGGCACTGCGTGCGCTGCAGGAAAAGGTCAAGACCGACGGCAAGCTGGCGCCCTGGCTTGCCAAGCACGGGCTCGAAGGCATGCAGGGGCTGTGGAGCCGCATCCACATCGAGCAGGGCTGGGAAAACGCGCTCGAAGCGGCGCTGCGCGAGCGCCTGGGCGCGCTCGAAGTCAGCCGGCTCGACATGGTGCGCGCCTTCGGCAACGATGCGCCGCCTGCCAAACTCGCGTTCTACAGCCCGCCCGCGGCCGGCGCGCCGCAGGACGGCGGCACGCTGCCTCGCCTGTCGAGCCTGCTGCGCCTGAACGATGCGGGCCTGCAGGCCTTGCTGACCGACTGGCTGCACGGCTGCTACACGGCGCAGAGTTTCGAAGAGGCGCTCGCGCAGCGCGCGACGCTGCAGCCGGGCGAAGTCATCTACGTGCAGAGCGGCCACGCCGTGTTCTCGCACAGCGTGAACTTCTACGCCCCCGATTCCGAACAGGCCGGCCTCCTGGCGCGCCAGCAGGAAATGGAAAACCTCGAGCGCCAGCTGCGGGCCCAGGTGCTCATCAGCGAAGAGGCACGCACGGCGCTGGTCCGCGCCGAAGCCGCCTACGCCGATGCCGCGCAGCGCCTCGTGACGGCGCGCCGCGAAGCCGCGGAAACGCAATCGCGTGCGCATGAACTGCAGGTCGAGACACTGCGCATGACGCAGCTCGCCGAGCAGACGCGCGCGCGCAGCGAGCAGCTGGCCACCGACCTTGGCGAGGTCGACGCGCAACTCGAGGAGCTGCAGGAAAGGCGCATGTCCGCCGAAGGCCGCTTCGAAGAGCTCGACATGCAGCTGGCCGACAGCCAGGAGCGCCACGCGCAGCTCGACGAACGCGTGATCGAAGCCGGCCGCGCGCTGGCCGCAAGCCGCGAGCAGCATCGCAGCCTCGAGCGGCAGGCGCAGGAGGCCACCTTCTCGCAGCGCACGCTCGAAGCCCGCCGCGGCGAGCTGAACCGCGCGATCGAAACCGCATCGCAGCAGGTGCTGTCGCTCACCGACGAAGACGAGCGCGCCCGGGCCGAACTCGGCCGCCTGTCCGACGCGGCGGCCCAGGCCGGCCTGCAGGACGCGCTGGCGCTCAAGCTCGAGCGCGAGGCCGCGCTGGGTGCGGCGCGCAGCCAGTACGACGACCTCACGCTGAAGCTGCGTGCCAGCGACGAACGCCGGCTGCAGCTCGAGCGCGAACTCGATCCGCTGCGCCAGCGCATCACCGAATTCCAGCTCAAGGAACAGGCCGCGCGCCTGGGCGTCGAGCAATACCAGCAACTGCTCGACGACGCCGGCGCCGACCTCGAGGCCATTGCCCAGTCGATCGAAACCGACAAGGTCCGCCTCACCGGCCTGCAAGGCGAAATCGACCGCCTGAACCGCGAAGTGGTGGCGCTGGGCGCGGTCAACCTGGCAGCACTCGACGAGCTCGCCGTGGCCAGCGAACGCAAGACCTTCCTCGACGCGCAGTCCGCCGACCTGAACGAGGCCATCGGCACCCTCGAGGACGCCATCCGCAAGATCGACGCCGAAACGCGCGACCTGCTGGGTGGCACCTTCAAGATCGTCAACGAGCACTTCAGCCGCATGTTCCCCGAGCTGTTCGGCGGCGGCAATGCGCGGCTGGTGATGACGGGCGACGAAATCCTCGATGCCGGCGTGCAGGTGCTGGCGCAGCCTCCGGGCAAGAAGAACCAGACCATCCACCTGCTCTCGGGTGGCGAAAAAGCGCTCACAGCCATCGCGCTGGTGTTTGCGATTTTCCAGCTCAACCCGGCGCCTTTCTGCCTGCTCGACGAAGTGGACGCGCCGCTGGATGACGCGAACACCGAACGCTATGCCAAACTCGTGACCGCCATGAGCCGCGAAACCCAGTTCCTCTTCATCAGCCACAACAAGATCGCCATGGAAATGGCCGAGCAGCTGATCGGCGTCACCATGCAGGAGCAGGGTGTCTCGCGGATCGTCGCAGTCGACATGGAAGCGGCTGCCTCCATGGTCGAAGCTGCTTGA